A genomic region of Pirellulales bacterium contains the following coding sequences:
- a CDS encoding PAS domain S-box protein codes for MRPIRQTGLLLGIGLLLIVLVVSATLAYRAAVELHEAAADLNYTHEVIVALDALNAAALDAETGQRGYLITGEERYLKPYEDATKVIDQRIARIDELTKDDPLVHDQIPKLRQLVAAKTSELARTIALRKRQGGFDEARQQVLTDEGKKSMDAIREIVAGMQGHERSLGADRRRASDDSYTAARRNVVFAAVLGFVAVGAFIGLLYRYVTAQTQVTAEINTQRELLHTTLASIGDGVITTDHGCQVSFLNSVAENLTGWNLAESKGKHLEEIFRIVNEKTRQSVENPCTKVFREGIVVGLANHTVLIAKDGGERPIDDSAAPIRDDQGRLYGAVLVFRDATEQRAAAEARERLAAIVESSNDAIIAENTSGVITSWNKAAEQLFGYTAEEAIGKSIRFIVPPELREQVAEKMEKLRQGAKADFIDTIRLRKGGQRIEVSSHISPIRNKEGEVIGAAKVAHDISDRKRTERTLRFLADTSAELATLVDYQSTMQRIARLAVPFFADWCIVDMIDAKGRIERVAHAHADRAKEPLLKEYVERYPLDWNSSALSVRALRSGKPELISEAPAAFLDKLAADARHRELLDQLDPRSALSVPIQIRGTAVGTLNFVTSDSGRRYSAADVELATELAGRSAVAIENAHLYRDLKEAHRQKDDFLAMLAHELRNPISAIQYANEIARIAGPSEFQASDVIDRQVQHLVHLIDDLLDVSRITRGKIELRREHVDAATILQRAAATAEPVVKSRKHTLVVEAPSGPLPLFVDPTRAEQILVNLLINAAKYTPEGGQITAAAFAADGFAEFKIKDTGLGIPEPMLHRVFELFTQVNPSLDRSHGGLGIGLTVVRKLAELHGGSVSATSEGPGRGSEFTVRLPLVEAAPETDKPRKVVAASGAPQKMLVVDDNVDTARSLAQLLERQGHKIETAHDGYAAVEMAKSFRPDVVLLDLGLPGLDGYKVAERIRSDADFQQTRLIALSGYGQPQDRKRSKEVGFDQHLVKPVDFETLLAAIAGAEAEE; via the coding sequence ATGCGCCCCATTCGCCAAACCGGATTGCTGCTGGGCATCGGCCTGTTGTTGATCGTGCTCGTCGTCAGCGCCACTCTGGCGTACCGCGCGGCCGTCGAATTGCACGAGGCTGCCGCCGACCTGAACTACACCCATGAAGTCATCGTCGCGCTCGACGCGCTGAACGCGGCGGCTCTGGATGCCGAGACAGGCCAGAGAGGTTATCTGATCACCGGCGAAGAAAGATATCTCAAGCCATATGAAGATGCGACCAAGGTGATCGATCAGAGAATCGCGCGGATCGACGAGCTGACCAAGGATGACCCTTTGGTGCACGACCAAATCCCGAAACTCCGCCAACTCGTCGCTGCAAAAACCAGCGAATTGGCCCGCACCATCGCCCTGCGCAAGCGCCAGGGCGGATTCGACGAGGCCCGGCAGCAAGTGCTGACCGATGAGGGAAAGAAGTCCATGGATGCGATCCGCGAAATCGTCGCGGGGATGCAAGGGCACGAGCGCTCTCTCGGCGCCGATCGGCGACGGGCCAGCGACGATTCCTATACGGCGGCTCGGCGGAATGTGGTTTTCGCGGCCGTGCTCGGGTTCGTGGCGGTCGGCGCCTTTATTGGCTTGCTCTATCGGTATGTGACGGCCCAGACCCAGGTGACCGCGGAAATCAACACGCAGCGCGAGTTGCTGCATACGACGCTTGCCAGCATCGGCGATGGGGTGATCACGACCGACCACGGCTGTCAGGTCAGCTTCCTTAATTCCGTCGCCGAGAATCTTACAGGCTGGAATCTCGCGGAGTCGAAAGGGAAACACCTCGAAGAGATCTTTCGGATCGTCAACGAGAAGACGCGCCAATCGGTCGAGAACCCCTGCACGAAGGTCTTTCGCGAAGGGATCGTGGTGGGGCTGGCCAACCACACGGTACTGATCGCCAAAGACGGCGGCGAGCGGCCAATCGACGATAGCGCCGCCCCGATTCGCGACGATCAAGGGCGGCTCTATGGCGCCGTGCTCGTCTTTCGCGACGCAACCGAGCAGCGGGCGGCCGCGGAAGCGCGCGAGCGACTGGCCGCCATCGTCGAGAGTTCCAACGACGCGATCATCGCCGAGAACACTAGCGGAGTCATCACGAGCTGGAACAAGGCGGCTGAGCAGCTTTTCGGCTACACGGCGGAGGAGGCGATCGGCAAGTCGATCCGCTTCATCGTCCCGCCCGAGTTGCGCGAGCAAGTGGCCGAAAAAATGGAGAAGCTCCGCCAAGGCGCTAAGGCGGACTTCATCGATACGATTCGCCTTCGCAAGGGAGGTCAGCGGATCGAAGTGTCCAGTCACATCTCTCCGATCCGCAATAAGGAGGGAGAAGTGATTGGCGCCGCCAAGGTCGCTCACGACATCTCCGACCGCAAGCGCACGGAACGGACCCTCCGTTTTCTCGCAGACACTAGCGCCGAGTTGGCGACGCTCGTGGACTATCAGAGCACGATGCAGCGGATCGCGCGGTTGGCGGTGCCGTTCTTCGCGGATTGGTGCATCGTCGACATGATCGATGCCAAAGGGCGGATCGAGCGCGTGGCCCATGCCCACGCGGATCGCGCGAAAGAGCCGTTGCTCAAGGAATACGTCGAGCGCTACCCGCTCGATTGGAATTCGAGCGCGCTCTCGGTTCGGGCGCTGCGGAGCGGCAAGCCCGAATTGATCTCGGAAGCCCCGGCGGCCTTCTTGGATAAGCTCGCCGCGGATGCACGCCATCGCGAGCTGCTCGACCAATTGGACCCGCGCTCGGCCCTGTCGGTGCCGATCCAGATTCGCGGGACCGCGGTCGGCACGTTGAATTTCGTCACATCCGACTCCGGCCGTCGCTACTCGGCCGCCGACGTCGAGTTGGCCACCGAATTAGCGGGCCGCTCCGCGGTGGCGATCGAAAACGCCCACCTCTATCGCGACCTCAAGGAAGCTCATCGGCAGAAGGACGACTTCCTGGCAATGCTGGCCCACGAATTGCGCAATCCGATCTCGGCGATTCAATACGCCAACGAGATCGCGCGAATCGCCGGGCCGAGCGAATTTCAGGCCAGCGACGTGATCGATCGCCAGGTGCAGCACCTCGTACACCTTATCGATGATCTGCTTGATGTTTCGCGCATCACGCGCGGCAAGATCGAGCTGCGCCGCGAGCACGTTGACGCGGCCACGATACTGCAACGCGCCGCCGCGACGGCCGAGCCGGTCGTCAAATCGCGCAAGCACACACTCGTTGTCGAGGCCCCTTCCGGCCCTTTGCCGTTGTTCGTCGATCCGACGCGGGCCGAGCAGATTCTCGTCAACTTGCTGATCAACGCCGCGAAATACACGCCGGAAGGAGGCCAGATTACGGCCGCGGCGTTCGCGGCCGATGGTTTCGCGGAATTCAAGATCAAGGACACCGGCCTGGGAATCCCCGAGCCGATGCTGCATCGCGTCTTCGAGCTGTTCACGCAAGTCAATCCCTCGCTCGATCGATCGCATGGCGGGCTGGGGATCGGGTTGACGGTGGTGCGCAAGTTGGCCGAACTGCATGGCGGGAGCGTCTCGGCGACGAGCGAGGGACCTGGGCGCGGCAGCGAGTTCACCGTCCGCCTGCCGCTGGTCGAAGCCGCGCCTGAGACGGACAAGCCGCGGAAGGTCGTTGCCGCCAGCGGCGCGCCGCAGAAGATGCTCGTGGTGGACGATAACGTCGACACGGCCCGCAGCCTCGCTCAGCTATTGGAACGGCAGGGCCATAAGATCGAGACTGCCCACGACGGCTACGCGGCTGTCGAAATGGCAAAGTCGTTTCGCCCCGACGTCGTGCTCCTGGATCTCGGCCTACCTGGGCTCGATGGCTACAAAGTGGCCGAGCGAATTCGCAGCGACGCGGACTTCCAGCAGACCCGCCTGATCGCCCTGTCCGGCTACGGCCAGCCCCAAGACCGCAAGCGCTCGAAGGAAGTCGGCTTCGACCAGCACCTGGTCAAGCCGGTCGATTTCGAAACGCTCCTCGCGGCGATCGCGGGAGCGGAAGCGGAAGAGTGA